The window GGGTTCAGGAGGCGTGGGCAAGTCTGCTTTGGTGAGTAAATGGTCTATATCTGACCTTAAAATGACACGTTGGAGGGCAGTCTGAAAAATTCCCCCAGTGTCTTGTTTCAAAGAGTTTTATTTTACACTATCTGGACCTTTTGGTTACTTTCTACAGACACAAAAATTGATTGGGTAACTGCTATTGAATTGCTCAAATCGTTGTCAGTGTATTAAAACGACCAGATCTTTAAAGCTGAAGCGCTgaggttgttttcagggtaagaTGTGAGTCACTGTATAAGCTGATGCATAAATCAGGTTTTGTAAATTGCAAATATATAATCTGGAACAATACGAAGCACCAAGTGTTGACTTCTAAATGCTAGTGAATTGCAGATGCCTGCAGCGCAGGGGAGCTGGCCTTCCTTGAAAGGTGTGTGTTTTCCATTGCAGATGGAACTAAACTAAAACTACTGTGGCATGAAGCAGCTCACTGGTAGTGTGGAAGGATAGCGGCAGTCTGACACTGCTCTCCTGAAGTATGAGTGGTGTTTCTCAGTGCTTTGTGTTGCCAGGCTGCCAGCAGAGCCAATGCACTGTAATGGAGACTTTTGTCAGTCAGATGCATATCACATGTCTAAGTCAACCTGTTCACTATTGAGGAGGGTAGGCAGGGAGAGGCTTACTACAGTAAGCAAATTCAGCTTTCCACATGCCCCTTCGCAATGGAATTAGCTGTTCAGTTGTTTTTAATGCAGGCAAAAATAAGGTGTTAAAGATTGCTTTCTTTCGCATCTTTTATTTTCACATGGAGATGAAAAGCTGTTGTACCTGGTAAGTTACCTGCTGAATCCAAAGGGCGAGTGACCGAGAAGATAAATGAGATGTAACGCACATCAGGTTGTTAAACAATGCATGTGGTTTTTTGCACTGTATAACAGATACCCCATATAACCTGTGGTATTACGTAGGTATAAATGTGTTTGTAGAAAACTGTTCTCTTCCGCGATAACTTCAGCAATTAATAATGAGACTTCCTCCTCTCCTCACATAGCCCCTAGGTTATGTCTTTTTGGTTTTTCCTGTCAGGAATATAATATTTGTGATTCAGGATTCCTGCAGTGAGATACTTTGTAACCTGCTGTACACACTACTCAAATGTCAGACAAATGTCAGACTCTGAAGAAGTTTCCTCATTTGTGATATGAAATCTAAATCAGTTCAGTCTTGCAGCCCCCCCCCGTCAGAAAAACAAGCTTTTGTTTTTGCCAAATATCTAATCTTTAGGtagaaattagatttttttttttttttcaaacccatTAATTTTCAGATCTTTTCTGTGGACACTatgtgcttgttttttgtttgttacaAGTCATGTATATGATGGCCTGATTCTCATCTCACCTGTAGGACTTAAGATTGGGGGCTGTGACTCCATTCAAGTCTACAGCTTTATACCAGTGGTAAAACTGGAGTGAATGAAGAATACTATCCAATGTATTTGATGTCTGTGTGCATGCCCAGTGACAAATAAACCTTTGGTAAACCAAATGCCTTTATTAACATATATAACCATATGTTGTGTTGCATGTGCAAATAATTGATCCAGCACACTGATAATGGGGAGCAAAAAATTAACAGTAAACCAGTCAAGAAATGATGGCTTCGAGAGGTggtaaatataaaattatttaaaagcagCCACTGCAAGAGAAGATCTGAGATGAATTTTAAATAATACAGTGGAAGAGATTAAAACACAACGTAACTATGGAATTTGTTGTCAGTAATCTTAAAATTTCTCTTCCctctttccccactcccccagtgaCTTAAACTGACATGACTTCTGAAAAGGCTGATACTGGTATTCAGTTCTGCATTTGAGTGAGCGTTTATAGTATAGTGTGGTGGTGGTTCATTGCAGAGCCTCCTGTTTTTGCTTGAGTCTTACTTCCTAATACTCTGAGGGTTGTGCAACACTTCATTGTCCCACCTTCTGGATCTAATGGCTGTGTAACAAAGTTCTGAATAGTGACTAACACACagttatttttaaagctttttttgcTCTTATGTACAAAAATGAGCAAATGTGCAAGCTCTGTGCCAAAGGAGAGTAGTGTAAGTAAcagcatggctgggagccagaaacTTCTGAATTTTTCTTTCCTGCCTGCCTTAGTTTTCTTATGTATAAAGTAAGGGTATTATTTACCTACCTCCCAGGAGGGTTACAGAGATCAGCAAGTACTGTAAGATTTTGGAAGGTGAAGAATATGCAGTAGGTAGGGTGACAAATATTGCTGTGGTGTAGTTGAAGGTAAATATAGTGGTGTTTTTAGGTAATGGCCAGTCTTATAGCTGGTGAAAACAAGGGACATTATTTTCAGAAGTTTtgatcccctgcagctcccatggcaTTTGTTTGGAACAGTGGCTGAATAGtatcttctgaaaatcagacctacTTGATTCAGTTAATAACTTTCTTCATGAGAGGCACCATATGTTTGATCAGCAAATGAGTTGTGTTGGGATGTTACATGTGAGATGGAGAAGATTATTTGGAATGGTCTGCAAACTTGCAGCACCTCTTCTTTGAGGGCTGACTTGCGAACATAGGAAAACTGTTAGTGGTATACAAGTGAGACTGTGGTCTGTTCTTTGATTCATGACTGAATCACATTTTCCAGTGTTAGGTTCTTAACCGTAAACCAAGTCTCTGTACCCTTTTTCATGCAACCAGTAAGAAATCTCCCGATATAATCACCACATTCTAATGGAGTTGTTCTTGTTGTGATTGATCTCCTATTGTCTTGTCTAATGCCGTTTCTCATTGCATTGCTAATGATATTGTTTACAGTAGTACTTCTGAGATTGCCTATTTGGAGAAACGCTTGAGACGCCATTCAGTGCAATAGGCAAAtgggagagaagaggagactgTCCTTCTAAACTAGTGGTTTTCAGCCCTTGGTTGTTTGTGGAATCCTAAAACATTTTGAGTGGAGGTGCATACCTCTATCAAAACGTTAGACATCCTTTGCAGACCCACAGGCTGCGTGGGTCACATGCTTCCTATATGCAAGAAATCTTCTCTAACGTGAAAGCTAGAAAATTGTTTTCTGCTGAGTTTAAAAGAAACCAGTGGGTGTTTTGTGCTGTCTAGAATACAGTGATGCCTTTTGCAGGTGTCTGGCCGTATGCTCTCTTTCCTACTCGGAACTTGTTATTTAGGAGCGATAGCATGTTTGGGCCTTGTTACTTAGACACACATCTTTCTACCTTTTAAGTATGCCTGCTGTAAAAGCCAAGTTGTGACTGAAGACAATTTGTATGTAGAACACATGGGAGGTTGTGTGGGCAGGAGCGGTTGTTTAGATGTATATTTTTACTTTAAGTCTACAAAATACTTGATCTGTGACATTTATACCTGGctttatattttcaaatttttttttgttacaaatcTTAACACAAACTACCTACACCCTTTTGGTGCAAGTTTAATCCCTGTTTAACAAAGAAGGACAATGAGGCACAGAAGCTGCTACTACTCTTACGTAGCAAGCCCAGGACACGTTAGTGTTAGAATTTAGTAGTTCCTGGTTCAGAGACCCAAGTTATCTAATTCTAATAGATAATGTAGCTGTATCTTCTGAAAACCAAAAAATCCTCCAAAAAAAACAACCTACTATTCTGCAAATAGAGCATTTCAGACTTCCTCAGATTCTGATCTGCAGCAGTGGTTCTTGAAGCGTGGTGTGTGGACAGCTAGTGGATCATAACCATCTTGCGGGTGGACCTTAGGCTCAGAACTTGTCCACTccatgtcccccctcccccacccgcagcTGGGAGCCCACCCTACctctccagctctgtgccctccccCTCATGTTAAAGCTGCGTATCTACGTTTTTATGTTTCAGTacactaatatgaataatttagtatttcagGTATTTCGAGATAAGCAAATGTATTTTCTCATCATGGATAGTTGGCTGATGATCCACACATGGGTTTGCTTTGGGTGGGCTGTGGGCCAAAAAGTTGAAGAACTGCTTATCTACTGCTATCTGGCTGGTTGCCCTTGGTGCTATGTTCTCCTTATTTTCACACTATTTAATGACATTAAAAGAAGCTTAAACTACACTGTGGTTGTTACAGGGATGTGCTGTAATTGCACATGGGGGAAGAAATACAGGCACATGCCTTTCTATTCAGATATGATCCAGGCTTTGAAAGACATTTGTAAAGTCTTGGAATAGGTGAAAGTAAATTTCATCTATCTCATAGGTGAAAGGTAGAAAACCATTGGGCGGTTGGCAGAAAAGCTGAAGTTTCCATCCAAAAGCCTTAAAAAAGAAGAGTAAAGATATAGGGTCCTTTATAAATTTAAGATAAATATTTGATATCCAGACACCAGCCATGTCACAACTGGGGCggctctggcctggcctggctggatgCTGCCACATTTAATGAGCAAGGGCCAATTATCTGGAAAGCATACCGGTGAACCTCATGCTTACCGATAAACCATGTTACATCCCTAGACTTTACCcctcatggttgcagagaaaTTCTTGAAACCATGACAATACATCTCAAAAACTCTCAAATGaagaaaaatcaaattttattATTTACAATTTATATATACTATATATAGTCCTGGCTCATGACTTTGAATGCTTGGTTGGCAATACTGATGTGATGCAGAAGTTACCCTATTCTTTTGATGAGCTGCTACTTGGAGATGAGTAGGCTGTGTTTGAGTTTATTCTTTAactggttttcctttttttttccagactgtaCAATTTGTTCAGGgaatttttgttgaaaaatatgATCCCACAATAGAAGACTCGTACAGAAAGGTAGAGTATAAAATTGTGCTGGTTTTGATCAATGCTTTTAGGGCCTGATCCGATCCTGCCAATTCCCTTTCTCATTCCCTGCTTCCCTCGCCTTTTAAATCAGGAATAAGTTCTGTGTGTCCTGGAAGTTTTGTCTCAGTAAGAAGTATGAGTTTGGATCTGTGTTAGTGTAGCATGTTGGCTTCTTAGTCTCCAGTCCTGCAAGTTGATCCATACAGCTGGTTCTGTGTCTATACAGAGCATCTCCTGCATCAGGACCTTAGAGTGTGTGTGATAGCAGGACTGTGGCTGCTGCACATCAGCTGACTCTGGCTTGGGAGGCTCAGGTTGCAGGGCTATAAAACTGTAGTGTAGAGATTTGCGCTTGGACCAGAGATGAGGCTCTGAGACCCCATGAAGGAAAAGGCTCCCAGTCCAAGTCTGAACATCTAGATCACAGTTTTTAGCCCTGCACTCTGTGCTCCAAGACTTGGTACCACCAAATTTTTTATCATAATGTAGACATATCGTGAAGGGCATGTAGTCTAAATTCCTGGCATAACATTGatttgccatttaaaaataaataaaactaattCATCATGCCGTACCATTTGCAACATTTCCTACTCTCAAGGAAGTAGCACAAATATCAGAGATTTAAGTACTGCCGTAGAGTAatcttgttttttatttaaaaaaaaaagaaaaaagaaaaaaactacttTACTGTTTTAAAGAGAGTTGCTTACATTGAAGGCGTATGAAATTATTCACTGCCTTTTTGGAAATAAGCTTGCAGGTACAAAGCAGAAGCCCTTCTTTGAATCCTTGGCACCATGGCTTGATGCATTTCTATCCTTAGGGCTCTATTCTTCcatctgattattttaaaaaaatgtttgagaGATAAAAATATTTATCGTAATTTAAGGCCCCAAACCATAAAACACAAGtggtgcttttgtgtgtgacaaCTAAGTGAAAAAGTTATTAAAACCTTGTAGTTGAGTGTTGCTTTTTTGGAATTACCCTCTTTAATCTGAAATGATTCTTAGTAAGTAGGGGGgaaggatagttcagtggttgggggagggaatgctcagtggttagagcattggccttgtaaacccagggttatgagttcagtccttgagggggtctTCCAAGGTTCTGGggtaggttagattaaaaaaattatcTGTGAGGGATGggtataggtcctgctgtgagatatgtatgtaaCATTTGAAAAATATAGCTGCAGTTAGAACAAATTTGAGGTGATTCTTGTTGGACATGAGGACAAATGAAAGAAAACTTCAGTTGAAAGGCACTTCAGTTTCTAATTTTGTATGTGTGATAGTAGCACATTTTTGAGCATATAAATGATTTCTCTTAATGTTTcttgtttcttccttttttccagcAAGTGGAAGTAGACTGCCAACAGTGTATGCTTGAAATCCTCGATACAGCAGGGACAGTAAGAAAAACCTAAAATATAGAATTCTGAATGTTAAAAATGAGGCTGGATTTTAAAAGCCACACTTGACATTGAAATATCCCCATCCCATCAAAAAGAAAAATTTaggttggctgctgctgctgcattgaaCTGCCCTGTTTTGTTAAATAAGCCAAAAGCTATTGTGGTGAACCTGCCACTTTGATATGGCCAAACCCAGGAAGACTGCATACAATTGCTGTGCTCTCGAATGAACTCATGTAGGGAAATAAGACACAAACCCCCTATCAGCTGTGGGTGAACTCTTTTCACAAAGCCATCACTCTCTGACCTATCAGTCCTCAGCTTCACAGGGAACATGTACAACAATTGCAAAAGATGAgactgggagcttaaattcataactttaccAGACGCTAAAAACCACCTTCTTAATGAAGACACTAGATTTGTGGGTTATTACAGTGTAACCTCCTAGCTCTCCCTCCCACTTTTTGTCCTATGACTTCAGGCATGTTAACAGGCCTCTTCACCTTAACTGGTCCCTTATGCTATGTGCTATCTGTTTGATCTTGTGAGTAGTTGTGACACTCTTAGGACCTTTCCCATTCTGAGAGAAGATCTCTGTGTAGCTTTAAAGGTTGTTTCAGGTtggtccaattaaagatattacCTAACCCACCTTGTCAGTGATTTGTAGATGTTACCCAGCAGAATGTCCCTTGTAGTTGGGATATTAATGGCTAAGTCCCCTTGAAAAAACCTGAACACACCCGATCACCTCTGCATAGGAGCAAATTGATGTAATCATAACACAATGCTAGACTCTTAGGATGAGAATGTGTAACTTGTTGTGTGATGGCCGGAGCTCTCCATGTGCTGAGCATTGTACAGATTGACACGGATttggtctctgccccaaagagctccaAGTTGGAGATGAGGGACAGGGACAATCAATACGACAAAGTGGGCGCTGAGTGACCATCCTAGAACTGCACCGTTCTGTAAGCGAACAATGGGCACAACTTGAAGGTCCTGAATCACTGGTTTTCTCCAAACAAAATTCTCTGTTGAGCCATTGCCCttgcctctgcctcctccttttcTTAGAGCAGGACCTTGTGCTCGAGGGCTCTTCCCCAGGTTGCAGTATGGAAGGGACATTCTTCTCCTTCAGCCACTTTCCACTTCAGTGACGGCAAGGTGAAACAGCAGCCTCTCCCGAGCTCCAACATCAAGAGGGGCTTCTCcttcacagcagctgaggatgttctcccaactcccccagccccccatgtggctgggctggcagttTGAGCATATAAGGACCATGTGCTCCTAAAGGGGTTCCTTGTCTTCCAGGTCAACTGCTCctcttgctgcttccctgctctgcccagctgtTCAGAGTCTTGTGAAAGCTCACCAAGCCTCTTCATCATCCCAGGGGAGGTTGTCATTGAACAAACAGACTTTAATCGTTCAGCAAACTATAGGAGGAGGATCTGCTGCTTAAAAGAGCTTTAAAACATAACTGCTGTTTGCTTTGGAAAGCACTTGGATACCATGATGTTGAAATTGCACAGGCAGATAGAAATCACAGCATGGTTAGAATTTGTAGCAAGGGCTCTTTGACTTGGTATCTCATGGATCTGACCTTGaatttcccagccctgctcctgcataGCCTCATGTTTCATCACACAGAACCATCAAGCCATTTACATGCAGCAAAATTGCTGCTATAAAATTGAAGGTGCTTCTCCAACACACTCATGTTCACAAAAGTCCACAAGTCTTGCATCTAGGCAGTCTCTGCAGTACAAGAGTATGGATCATATTTGCACATGTATTTCTCTGGCAATGAAATTGAATCGCTGGCTGGCGGTTGCCAGGTAGTACATAGCATTTGTAAGACTGCTATAAGTATGTTAACCAAATACTAGCAATATGCTTTAGATATACATTAGTCCATGTGTATCACTCTAAGATATTTACCAGATATGATTCTTCTGCATCCCTTGTCTTTGTTGTGTGCTATTAGTCTGTTCTCCTAACTGGGCTTTTTCTTCTgcctgagggagggaggaggaaggagggaaggaattaATTTAATGGTTTATTAAATTCATATGCTTCATTGGATTTCTGTAAGGGGTAAAAATGTGAATGCCACAATAGCTACGATATTCTTATATCTATTAGAATTAAAAGGATTCCTGttgaaatgtttctttattaAATGGCaaattaccttttaaaatatGTGATTACAGGAGCAATTTACAGCAATGAGGGATCTCTATATGAAGAACGGCCAAGGGTTTGCACTAGTATATTCTATTACAGCACAGTCCACATTTAATGACTTACAGGACCTGAGGGAACAGATTTTACGGGTTAAAGACACTGAAGATGTAAGTAAAGAGTTTTTGTTCTGTACACCACTGAAATCCTTCAATGAGTAAACAAGCAGGCACCTGCTTTTTGAACAAGTTGATGAATGGAAGAATACTGTTAGCTCAGaatggtttttggttttttgtgttTCCCGTATCATGAGATTGTGTTAGAGTGTTTAGAAGAATTTAGTTTTTTGACATTAATTTTATTGAGCAAAATTTCAAGAGCTCAGCATGAAAAGTGAGCtttagatttttcaaaagagctcgtCTCCCATTGGCGAGATTTTCAGAGGAGATCAACATCCAGGTATCCCTTACGAGAGCAATGGGGAAGCTGGAGCATGGAGAGCAATGGGAAAGCTGGAGCATGGAGAGCAATGGGGAAGCTGGCTGCTGAACAATTTTCACAATCTGTCCTCATTTTTTTAACTTTGGTTTTCCTTTCCCAGTACAAtatatacattttcttttttcctagattGGTTATATTGGAataatgctgtttttaaaacttAAAATTTGTTACTTCAGTTTCTTTTCCAGTATCTTTACTGGGGGAAAAGGGGGAAGCCTGCATTTGAAGAATAATCTTGAATGTGTAATACCTGGGCTGTTTTGTATGTATTTTGGAATTATGTCACCACTTCCATAATGAATATAATTTTTCAAGCATGTTGCTGAGCTTTCTTTTAACTCCTGTGAACATTTTTGTACTGCCTAAAGATGAGGCCTCCAGCACTGAAATAAAACCTTGAGTACGTGGGAGGGAAGCAGTCTTCTTGTTACCCCACTATGAGAACTACAGGCAGCACAGAGCAGTCTGCTTAGTTACATAGGcttataccaggggtcagcaacaaaaatagcaagagcagccattttttttctcaaattGGTGAAGAAATGAATATAAttgaagagccacaatgcatgtaaatacgagacggtccttaataaacgTTAAACTATACTTTTTATAACCCTATTTTTAAGAACAccatgcacacaatgatttaaaatgtgatacgtgtttactgcaagacattcacaaacttcttaTGTGTTGTCTTACCtcatactttgtgtgtgtgtgtttgtaccacccttttcctgactttcactgctgaaccttctttctctctggagaACAGtattgccatgtctacactagccaaaaacttcaaaatggccatgcaaatggccatttcgaagcttactaatgaagggctgaaatacatattcggctcctcattagcatgtggccggccgcggcacttcgaaattgccgcggctcgctgcctcgcggctcatccagatggggctcctttttgaaaggaccccgcctacttagaAGTTCCTTTATTCCtatgaagtttttggctagtgtaggtgtagcctataTGTCAAATACAGTAAGCAAAGAGGGACAACAATTGTCATTTCAAACAAATACACTGTTAATGTGAATTCATaccaacacgatcaaaacacagatgcaaTAGCATAtcgcacaatgcactgcacatgttaagggggaagttatccaatgtttgagatcacatattgtttgttaTTTAGATGTGAGTTATTTATTGTTGGGCTGTTAggtgttcaccatttatcaaaaataatcaggaggggttttttttatgtGGCAGTAATAGAGTTTGGGAGCCAcaaggaagtccttaaagagctacaggttgcagacccctgcttgaGACCATATTGCTTGGgcaaagttttggtttttttatgacCCATTACTTTAGTTAATACTATTATATTCCCTCTCTGTCCCCCTGAGCTTGCTTAAGTCATGACCAAGATCAAGGTCTCACTTGTTTCGGGGTGTGTTGGATGGTTTTTAGTTAGCTGTAACAATAAAGAATAAACAACTTTTCCCCAAAAGCTTACAAACACATTTGGGCTAGTCACTAGTTTTTTACAAAAATTCCTGCTATGCTTTTTGAACTTAGAAAACATGTTCAATTTCATGCCTTGATCATATGGATGCAAGTCAGTTTTTTCTCTGCAAGACAATTCCCCCTGTCCTCATTGCTGattggaaatttttttttaaactttgtgttAATATGAACTGGGTGATTTAGGGTGAGTGAAGATCTTCATTCACCCATTGTAACCTTTTAAGTGATGATGATATGTAGTAGGTGGCCTGAGGAGGAGAAATGCATGTTGCACTTGCTTGTTAGGAAATGGATTCTTGAGGCTGAGTAAGTTCCTTTTGTTTCTGCTCACAGTGGCAAACTATTGCAAAACTCAAACATTAACAATTAATATTTGTAAGTCTCTAACAAGCTGCCCACACTAACCCTATTTATGCTTTTTACCTGGAAGAAATTAATGTCCAAGGCATGTGATCTGCATGCATCTAGGGTTGGAGAGGGCTGCTCAGTTTGCAGGGCCTTCTTAATCTGTGGTCTACTGAGACTGCCAAAAAGGTTTTTGCCTGCCATTGTATGTATGAAGTTTATTCCCGTCCACCGAGAATTCATGTCCACACAGGCCACCAAACAGCTGACAAATGGCTAACTACGACAAATCACAACTAGCCAGTTGGTAAatcagccttttgaaaggatttgTATCCTGGTGTCAGTTCCGCAGAGACTCCTGTGATTCTGTCTGTGTTGTGAGGAAGTGGGCTTTGGTTTTCAAGGCTCTCTGGGGCAGCAACTTCTGTAAATCCTCCTTAGGCCTCGGTAAAGTTGGGTTGCTTCTGTTCAATTTACATTGCTCCTTAtctaaaatgaacaaaacaaaagttGCTGTATTTCCAGACTTGTCAGTGTTGGTTTTGAGCACTGTGGCCATAAACTTCTGATTATTGCTGGAACAGCATATCGTTAAAACTTGACTGGCAGTTTGTCTAtagctgtatttttttaaaatatagatttATCCTTCTGCCTTGCCTTTAAAGTTTGTCGCTAAGGCTGAGCAGAGCAGTATGTCTTGGGCTGTTTCCTGAATGTGATTCTGTTTTTAGCTATATTGGTTTCAGATCGcaaatttgaaaatgtgtgtggtagctgtgggaggagggagtAAAAACTTACATACTATGGTGGCTAAAATTTTGGTCTAAATTCATAATTAGGCACCTGCATAGGTGAGTGGTCTGgtttcaga is drawn from Carettochelys insculpta isolate YL-2023 chromosome 26, ASM3395843v1, whole genome shotgun sequence and contains these coding sequences:
- the RAP1A gene encoding ras-related protein Rap-1A; its protein translation is MREYKLVVLGSGGVGKSALTVQFVQGIFVEKYDPTIEDSYRKQVEVDCQQCMLEILDTAGTEQFTAMRDLYMKNGQGFALVYSITAQSTFNDLQDLREQILRVKDTEDVPMILVGNKCDLEDERVVGKEQGQNLARQWCNCAFLESSAKSKINVNEIFYDLVRQINRKTPVEKKKPKKKSCLLL